CCATTGTAGGTATTTTATAGAATTGCTGCTGAATTTCCTCGTAGTATCATCGAAAACCTAAGGTTATGTTCtcataaaaattattataattatttatcacaagATTTTCTTTCAAATCTTGATATGGTACAGCCATGTATagcaataattaaattacttatgaGAAAAAGACTATGCTATACCTCTGGCAATGTTTCATTATCAATATATGTAGAAAACTAGaaagtttttaagtttaatagGTAGCAGAACCGTTGATTAAGAATTTTGTCTGGTGGCTACAGGAGCTGATTGCCAAGGAAAGCTAGATGTGATGTACATATCGCAGATTTTCAAAGGCTAATTAATACAAATCAAGTTTAATGATAAAGTAATGTTGACTTGTTCATTAATGTTCATGTGGgcaatgaaaaaataatgtaaacataattcctaaaataattttatgactaTCATCACGTTTAATGGTTTCACAAAGTTACGGACATAAATCAATGACCTGTAAGGTAAATATTATTCAGTAACTCAGCTTAAAgctattaaaactaaaaatagaattgtttattttcgtACAATACTCTTGGTTAATTGATGTGTTAAAAAgtcttttgcaaaataaattgcttctatgacaatattttttaagaaattatacACATGGTTGTTTCAAGTTGGGTCTTACTACCACAATAACATAATAAGTTTTTTGTAGTGAAAGAACGGGATGCTGATGTTTATTCTGTGTAGCAATAGTGTGTAATAACTACTACCACACAACAGTAGTAGTAAGAAACAGCACacattgtgaggaggtttccatctcacaaatattttagtaaatggttttctataatatgtttttgcaaattgaaaacgtaaagaagaaaatattgtagaTGTACTTACACTTTAATAAAAGCAGTGAGATTCTTGAGCACAGTGCGAGAGACTTGATCCAGCAGGATAGAGTGGAATTTACTCATCTCTTGCAGAGAATGGATCATTCTGTTCAGTGTTGCCATCACTGGAGGGTCTTCTGAGAAACTTCCCGTTAAATCCCATAGTGCATTTGTAAATGTGctatagataacaaacaaaataaaacctctTTGAGTATGctgtttgaaaaattaaaaaaaaaaacttttgtattttttattattgtagtttCCTACTGACAGATTATTTTTGGCATGTTATTTAAttcttttgttgttttcatCAATTGATAGAGATCAAGCCAATTGTTTTTAGGTAGTCCtacaatttttttctcattattaATTGAGAGAccattttggaaaaaatataagttttgaCAATAGATAATgtttataattgttatttttaaatgcttGATTTTATCATTTTACAAGTAAAAAGGCAAATTCAATTTACAATGACTTAATCTGATAACATTAAGTACTCAATACACtataataatcaaattattaaaCCTAAGTACATACTAAGAACAAGGAGGTTTTTCTACATATAAGAATCTAGGCCAtacttttttgaagaacaaaaaTGAGGTCGGTTTACTTATGGAAATGATACCTATATTGATCAATGCGTACAGATGTACTGCGGCGTGAGAGAAAaactatacaaacaaaaaagaaaggAGTACAATCCTTACCCTCTATGACTCATGTAGATTTTACCAGAGTCGATCATTACAGCGCATGCTTTTAAAACTTTATCAAGTTTTTGCTCCAATGAATCAATGCTGGCTTCTTCAGTTTCCAGCTGCTCCCTACAATAACAAACAGGATGGCTTATACAACAATTACCACGCACAACACGTACAACATTTCACTTTCTATCTATAACTTTCATTGATTATAAATTTCATAATACCTAAACTTAGGCGAATCTCTGAGacattcatcaaaatctattagTGGCTTCATATTTGCTAAAACCTTTGTTTTACACTAGTACGTTTACGCgaatattttaattcatttccACACAGAACACAATACACACGAAACTTCACTCACTTCTTTCCTTCTAATTTGACAATGATTTGACATTACACTGACAGGTATTTGAATAGGTAATGATGTGAAATATCCTCACATCCTAACGTCAGTCGTTTTAGTAACTGAACCGAGTCATAATTAAAATCAACTATTTAATTGGATTTACTGCTGTTAGGGCAAAAATAGTAATGTAGAGATTTAGAGCAACCTTTGTTATTTGGTTGTAAACTATAGGAAATATTACATTTATGATACCCTGTCTCTTTTTCGGGTCATAAAACTCAAACATTTGAACAATAATCATGTAGCTTCCTACCTTCCTAGCGTGCTGATAAAAAGTATCATATCCCATAGTCATTCTAgtaccaccaagaatatgtgtaGAAAGTTCATGATGATCGGTTAagtagtttttgcatgaaagcgtagcaaacaaacggactttcgcatttataataatacaagTAGGATGTAAATGTGCCTCCTATTTCAAACTAACTTCaaactttttgttattttataaacttgTATGTAATTTGTTTGTGTAATGTATTATGTCTCTCTTTTTTGAATAAGCCCATACCGCAGAAATACAAAACGAGAATTGTgatttatacttatttaaaacacAAAGGTGAAACTTACAACAGTATGAAAATAGGTTTTGAATATATGAATATTTCGACAAGGTCGTATGCTATACAAGAGTTTTGAGCCAAAGCAGCATTTTCAAGGACCATTGGACCAACACTAGGTCGTCATTATTTGAAGTTTTACCAGCCAGCCGTCAGCTGTCAGTTTGTcagtaaaaaaagtaaataggttGTGGATGTGGAAATTAACGCCGTAGTTAAAACTTTCACCGATATTTATAAATTCGTGTATATTTTGTGTTTCTAATTTAACGacagaatataaataagtagtatGCTATACTTCTAGTTCAATAACCGACAAGTTTCTGTCATTATTctactgtttaaaaataaattcgtggAAAGTTATCAAAGTGTAAAAATGGCTCTAaagaataaacttttaaaggACGAACATTTAATTACTGTAATGTTGTGTGCCCTTGCAATACCTTTGTCGATGTCAATGTGGATTACCAATTTAGTTTATTCTAAATTCCTAACAAAGAATGAAGGTTTTGATggtaaggtatttatttaatatttacttatctTTGTCTGCGAACTCTGAACTTTAGTCGCTTAGTGATTGACAATATTCATCATAATCTTAATTGCATGAGGTAATTTGTTGGAAATAGGTAGATTTAACTGCAGTTAAGAAAAATAGTtcatatgtaaaaataaatcttgacattttatttatggAATTATGTTACAATGTTTCAGAACCGGTAGTGATTTCCCCTGCGAGATGGCTGGCGTCTTGTCTTATACCACTCATAATAGCTGTCCATGGATACAGGAAAAAAAGTATAACTTTAAACGGAGCAGTGCTTGGCTGTGTGTTTGCTTTTGTATTAACATTGAGCAACTATTCCTTTCTGGTCTGCTTGATGACCTTCTTCATATCTTCATCAAAGGCCACCAAAATCCGGCCACATATCAAAAGGAAGTTTGAGGAGGATTTCAAAGAAGGTATGTTTCAGAGgatactttttttcttttttaagcaACTATCTGGTTGAACTATTctctatttatattattctctTTTCAAATATGCCATCTTGTACTTTATAGGTGGACAGAGGAATTGGGTGCAAGTACTTTGTAATGCAGGCATGGCTACTCAACTGGCTCTACTATACTTATTGGATGTAGGAGCGTGTGAGCTACCTATTGACTTTGTTAGTGATTACAGAGCCTCCTGGCTTTCTATAGGAGTTCTTGGTAAGtttccattttattttcaaattgacattgaataAATAAGACAAGaatgaaaattctttaattaataatttatttatttcaggtgTATTCTCATGTTGCAATGGTGACACTTGGGCATCTGAACTTGGAACTGTATTCTCAGACTCAGATCCCTATCTAGTCACTACTTTTAAAAAGGTGCCAAAAGGAACAAATGGAGGAATCAGCGTTATGGGGACACTGTTTAGCACTGTAGGAGGTCTTGTTATAGGGTTGTCCCAATATTTAACTATCTACTACTTCTCTGAAAGGTCTTTATGGACTTATGCCCCTCCCCAGTGGCCTATCATTTTCTTTGGAGCTTTTGCAGGATTTTTGGGAAGTTTAATAGATTCTTTGATGGGAGCAACTTTGCAATACTCAGgtaccatattttgtattttatgtaagtttctTAATATCTTAGCTTAAAGATGAAGTTATTTTATACTTTCCATTTTTATTCCAGGTTTAGACAAAGATGGAAAAATTGTATCACACTCTAGTCTCACAGTGAAACATATCAGTGGCAGAAATATCTTAGACAACCATAGTGTTAATCTCATATCAACAGTGATCATGGGACTACTGATGCCAACACTGTGCAAGAGCTTATGGCCTCTCTTCtaactaatatttatgtatagaatTTTAACTAATAAGTGATTGATGTAATTTTGATAGGGGTGTAAAATCGTAGATTGAATGGGAATTTTATATACTTTGTGAAGTTTAAAAtgtcaattaattttatatgaatgttttttatatttatggcagcttattaacataataagcaaaatatattgcctttgtttcaaaatatgtatgaatatgAACTATAAAGAGTTTTATCGTGTTAGTGGGTTATTTAGGCAGTCACTTCATGTACTTACTGGCGTTGAATGAATGGCCaataatttaaattgtgttTGAAATTGTACCTATACATTGTCTTGTtaatattaaatgttatttgGTTTATACATTTTACTAgaagcagctgttttatttcttcaagaacaataaaaaatactatcacCTACAAGAATAACCTATGCATATAATTATGTCCATACAAAACTTGAATGTTaagtaattgaaataataatttactattATGTTTGTAGGTCTGAcctatttggtatttttttgtgatgcTAATAATCTAATATTTACGGTCTGGCAACACACATCGTTAGTGACAGTGACAACAAGTGAGTGTCAGTTACTCAGCTGTCACTGTCAGTTACGACTGAATGCGTCGATCAGTCAGGAAACGAGCCTCTGTTCTTTGTTTacgaacaaattaaataattctctaataaaaaaatcctatcGTTGTGAGTCATACTTCGAGTGCAGTGTTATAGATTTTAAAAGTTACTTCCTAACTTATTCTATTGTTTGTTGATATCGAGTTCAATGACAAAGGTTCAATCTATGTGATCATTTTAATACGGAATGGTGTTGTTATTGTAATCTGAATATTAGAATGTCATCGTCAGCAGAAGAAAGTCCGATAATAAACTCGGATATCGAAAATGATGTTACAAGTAGTCGTCGGAACTTGGTGGAGGCAGAACAAGGTAAAGTTTTGTCATGAGTTTTGGATCAGCTGAAAACAAAAGCAGAAATTATAAAGGTCAATTCTAACAAAGTTCTATTAAACAACACGCGCAAATACGCACTTTGATGTCTACATTGAGTTTAGATGCAGTTAATAACTCAATGCAAGATGTGATTGACTGCTGtgggttttaaataaaaattattgtagAAGTATTAAcatatatgtaataaattacttttagtgGAAGAAACAACAGGATGGATCAAATGTCGGACTGTCCTTGGCATTATGGGGTTTCTGGGCTTTGCCAGTGTTTATGCCATGAGAGTAAACCTCTCTGTGGCCATAGTGGCTATGGTTAATTCAACAACACCTACGCCCACAAACTCTTCAACAGATGTGGATGTTTGTCCGGCTAGTCCAGTCAGCAACAGTTCTGTGCCACaggtaaacttatttaaaactttttggaTGCCCAACCATAGATTTAAGTAAGTAAAAAGTACCTGAACATAGCAATGGAGGTTTATTCCACACTATTATTACTAAGTATGTGTAATAACAcactatttaatatatattgtGTTAGATAGGTCTAGTTTTGTTTTGAACTACATTCATAAACAAATCTTAGCAATAACATAGCATTGATATGAAGCTGTTTTTGATCTCAATATAGGTATGTGATTCAAAACATTGATTGAAATGATACCAgtgttttaattgaaaactaGTTACTTTTCTTGTACTTATTTTGGAATAATACATCTTTTGTTAATACAGAGAGCCTTTAAAGACTGAGTCATGTATTCAATACTGTTGAGTTTAAGTTAATATAGTCTAGACATGtgacttcttttgttttagagGCCGGGCGACTTCAACTGGACTGTTGAGCAACAGAGTATAGTTTTAGGCTCATTTTTCTATGGATATGTACTAACACAGGTaaaggaatacttatatttgtatgtataaatgAATCTTAATGATAcacataatttgtaatttgattgTAACACTCATTACAAAGATAAGAATCTTTGAAATCAATTTGTGATGATAATGAATGGTAACTAAGTGTACCCACGAACATGTAATAGTATTTACCTAGTACCTACACAAtgtataagtaatttaataaaataccagacagaTGTGTATAAGTATTATGAGattagataaaaaaatgtttggaaTGGAAAACTTTCAAACAATTTCAGTCCAAACAAAGCACTAATGagtatttaatttttaggtACCAGGAGGAAGAATAGCAGAAATGTATGGAGGGAAACTCGTTTATGGTTTAGGAATATTTTTCACAGCAGTATTTACAATTCTTAGTCCAATTGCGGCATACACAgacattaaattcttcattgCTGTGCGAGCACTGGCTGGTTTGGCAGAAGGTGTAACTTACCCAGCCATGCATGCCATGTTAGCTAGATGGATCCCACCGCTAGAGAGATCAAAGTTTGCAGCTTATGTTTATGCTGGTATGTACCACCAATTAGTTTcttgattattttaattgtaaaagtaCTTTCGTGTTCTATTTACGAATTAGTGCATGATAATTTGTTTACTCTGATTAGTATCAATGTCATTaacttttcaacaaaacattagCGAAATTAGTATATTTTAATTCCAGTGATATGGCATCCTCAATTCTGTACTGAATTAATAAATAGGCATGTTTATCTGATTGAGGATAATAAATGAAATGGTCAGAATACTTTTTACCTAAGTTCACCATATGATACAATGCTGCTGCAAGATTAATTTAGTATGATCTCAATAACTTCTTAACTGACCTcagctattattatttatctaaacagAAATACGACTCTTGTATTTTTCAGGTTCGAACATAGGCACAGTAATCACCCTACCTATATCAGGATGGCTCTGTACTCTAGAATTTGGTGGCGGCTGGCCACTCTGTTTTTACATATTTGGTGGTATTGGCGTTGTATGGTTCATATTCTGGCTACTGCTAGTCTTTGATACGCCTCAAAGACACCCTAGAATCTGTCCCAAAGAGATTGAATATATTGTACGGAGTATTGGCCCTCAGGTGAGATTTTTtcagtttaaatattaaaacatactTTATAGAATTATCTAATTAATATGGATTTTTTGGATGATTAACTGAGAATAAGTACTTCCAGGAATAATcttaatataaacataaaaaattgaGTTCAAGGATATGTGTTATCAGACCAGATGATAATTTGAATACTGTTTTGAGGAGACATTTAGATTTATGCACTAAacttttaataagttttaaatattattaaatttaaaacattgatcataataactgtaaataaatgagtgttcaataaaaatgaattacgaATTAGTGTAACGATTCGCGCACAGTTATCACAATGTGGGACAAGCGTGAGTCACGGCTCGACCTCACAGATGTTTTGATGCGTTTCATATACAGTTTACACATAATATAGTTACGATATTAAATAACGCATTGTCTAATTACGTGAAAATTGTATTACATATCTTTTTACCCAGTAAACATATTAAAAGTATCAAAGCGTTGCGCTTACGCAGGTTTATTTGTATGTGCATAATTATACTTATCCCACCCATGTTATCGCCATCACAGAAGTCAGGCTTATTCGTTTTTGGGtgcattcaaaataatgtaaaagcaGTCTAATAAGGGTTGCATAATAGTAGAAaactttcattaattaaaacgaaTAGTTTTCTGTTGTCAGTGCATATTAACGgcgtcaaatattttaattaaagtatgcCAACTACCATAGCTCGAGCACGTACCGTACTGCTCACATTACGCTAGTTTTCTCTTCGAGCAGTGGTATTTACGTAGACATCACTACTATGTATTAGATAAGGCAAACACAGGTGTGTTTTCATTACATTTTGCTAGTTTATAATACAGTTGTCTGTTTTTGTAACTATCTAtgtatctgacccgctttggtAAACATCATGTTTTTGGTAAACACTCAATTACTATGGGATACTATACTTAATGATCACATTTACATGCATCATGCatattgtttatgtattgtaaGCAACGTTATGCCGTACCTAGATTGTTATTAGAAAAATCTTTGTTTGTCTAACTTGAATCTTTCAAGGAAAATGATAAGTAAATAGCACTGAACGTCATTTATTTTTGCTGCAATGCGAACGAAACTAATTTATTGTCCATTCATGCCGTTATTTTGCATGGAACTATGTCATTGAACTTCTCTTCAATATCGGCGATTGGCACAATATTACATGCCAACTTGGTAAGATCCAATCGATCGCAAGGAGATTATAAAAAGTCTACAATATTCTACTACAATATTCGTCTTTCGGTTGGACAGTTCAAGTTATATAGCATAGGTAACCcttgaaatattatacaaagAACTTTGAtgctgtaaaatataatttttacttcGCTAATGATTCCTACAATCATACGACAATATCTGAAAAGACGACCTCGACACGTTCCACGACTTGAGAAATTCGTCCGCttactcaattattatttatatttttagcaaGAAGAAAAGCCAGCGATGTCAATCCCGTGGCTGAAGTTCTTAACATGCGTGCCTCTATGGGCCATTCTCATCGCCCAATGTGGCCAGGCGTGGGTATTCTACACACAGTTCACAGAACTACCATCGTACATGAACAATATTTTGCATTTCGATATTGTAGCTGTAAGTAATCATTTACTATTACAGTAGGTaaagaaaaaatttaaacacaat
The DNA window shown above is from Helicoverpa zea isolate HzStark_Cry1AcR chromosome 16, ilHelZeax1.1, whole genome shotgun sequence and carries:
- the LOC124637752 gene encoding transmembrane protein 19 encodes the protein MALKNKLLKDEHLITVMLCALAIPLSMSMWITNLVYSKFLTKNEGFDEPVVISPARWLASCLIPLIIAVHGYRKKSITLNGAVLGCVFAFVLTLSNYSFLVCLMTFFISSSKATKIRPHIKRKFEEDFKEGGQRNWVQVLCNAGMATQLALLYLLDVGACELPIDFVSDYRASWLSIGVLGVFSCCNGDTWASELGTVFSDSDPYLVTTFKKVPKGTNGGISVMGTLFSTVGGLVIGLSQYLTIYYFSERSLWTYAPPQWPIIFFGAFAGFLGSLIDSLMGATLQYSGLDKDGKIVSHSSLTVKHISGRNILDNHSVNLISTVIMGLLMPTLCKSLWPLF
- the LOC124637562 gene encoding sialin — its product is MSSSAEESPIINSDIENDVTSSRRNLVEAEQVEETTGWIKCRTVLGIMGFLGFASVYAMRVNLSVAIVAMVNSTTPTPTNSSTDVDVCPASPVSNSSVPQRPGDFNWTVEQQSIVLGSFFYGYVLTQVPGGRIAEMYGGKLVYGLGIFFTAVFTILSPIAAYTDIKFFIAVRALAGLAEGVTYPAMHAMLARWIPPLERSKFAAYVYAGSNIGTVITLPISGWLCTLEFGGGWPLCFYIFGGIGVVWFIFWLLLVFDTPQRHPRICPKEIEYIVRSIGPQQEEKPAMSIPWLKFLTCVPLWAILIAQCGQAWVFYTQFTELPSYMNNILHFDIVANSRLSALPYLTAWLGGIVLCIFADWTLAKGWISRLNSMKLWNTVSAFIPAFGLLGIAWAGCDRIAVILLLCFASAFGGAAYAGNQMNHIDLSPQFAGTMYGITNAASNICGFMAPYVVGHIIKAEQQTLGQWREVFYLAAAIDLGTNLFYLFFASTEEQDWSRSDNDDMTAPAPVESILFPES